A window of Phycobacter azelaicus contains these coding sequences:
- a CDS encoding SDR family oxidoreductase: MRALVTGAGKRLGRAMAVALARQGYDVAVHFATSQSDADATAEQIRALGRKAEVLQADLLSDEEAAALLPSAASVFGGPITCLVNNASIFEHDSIETATRESWDRHFGSNLRAPFLLMQAMAAQDMEQPYDSNGEPIAWGLVVNMIDQRVRALTPEFMSYTLAKSALWTLTQTAAQSLTPGIRVNAIGPGPTLQGPRQSPDQFARQRASTVLGRGANPEDITAALDYFLAAPAVTGQLICVDGGQHLAWETPDVVGLE, from the coding sequence ATGCGGGCTTTGGTGACAGGTGCGGGCAAGCGCCTTGGGCGAGCCATGGCCGTTGCTTTGGCACGGCAGGGATATGATGTTGCTGTGCATTTCGCGACCTCGCAAAGCGATGCTGATGCGACCGCTGAACAGATCCGCGCCCTGGGGCGCAAGGCAGAGGTGCTGCAGGCGGACCTTTTGAGCGATGAAGAGGCTGCAGCCCTGTTGCCGTCTGCTGCCTCGGTTTTTGGTGGGCCGATTACGTGCCTTGTGAACAACGCCTCGATCTTTGAGCATGACAGCATTGAGACTGCGACGCGCGAAAGCTGGGATCGCCATTTTGGAAGCAATCTGCGTGCTCCATTCCTGCTGATGCAGGCGATGGCAGCGCAGGATATGGAGCAACCTTACGATAGCAACGGTGAGCCGATTGCCTGGGGTTTGGTGGTCAATATGATCGACCAGCGTGTGCGGGCGCTGACTCCGGAATTCATGAGTTACACGTTGGCAAAATCAGCGCTGTGGACGTTGACGCAAACGGCGGCGCAGTCCCTGACCCCGGGCATCCGTGTCAACGCAATTGGTCCTGGGCCGACTTTGCAGGGCCCGCGCCAAAGCCCTGATCAGTTTGCCCGTCAGCGGGCCAGTACGGTGCTTGGCCGCGGTGCCAACCCAGAGGATATTACCGCGGCCTTGGATTATTTTCTGGCGGCGCCCGCCGTCACTGGCCAGCTGATTTGCGTAGATGGCGGGCAGCATCTGGCCTGGGAAACTCCGGATGTCGTCGGGCTGGAGTGA
- a CDS encoding MarR family winged helix-turn-helix transcriptional regulator, protein MSKPTERDIARIRARQAHEDHNIFSRLPAVYAASRSQGQKFLQHGGGLSIVEWRTLWDLCEVGPMTIRDLAAIQRTDHSLLSRALPEMRRKGFVTMHRDAKDGRQMIVEIAEAGRAAYETAAPVMARRRAALRAVFSEEEVNQFVGYLDRLEDFLRTPIDEFLEEDRAE, encoded by the coding sequence ATGAGCAAGCCTACAGAGCGGGACATTGCGCGGATTCGTGCACGTCAAGCGCATGAGGATCATAACATCTTCTCGCGCCTTCCCGCGGTCTATGCCGCCTCGCGCAGCCAAGGGCAAAAGTTCCTGCAGCACGGAGGCGGCCTTTCGATCGTGGAATGGCGCACTCTTTGGGATCTTTGCGAGGTCGGGCCGATGACGATCCGCGATCTTGCCGCGATCCAGCGCACCGACCATTCCCTCCTCAGCCGCGCCCTGCCGGAGATGCGGCGCAAGGGCTTTGTCACCATGCACCGCGATGCAAAAGATGGGCGGCAAATGATTGTGGAAATCGCCGAAGCTGGACGCGCCGCCTATGAGACTGCCGCCCCGGTCATGGCGCGTCGGCGCGCTGCCCTGCGCGCGGTTTTCTCAGAGGAGGAGGTCAACCAGTTCGTCGGCTATCTTGATCGGCTCGAAGACTTCCTGCGCACACCCATAGATGAATTTCTGGAAGAGGACAGAGCAGAATGA
- a CDS encoding calcium/sodium antiporter: MMPWLLCALGLVILLLAGDALVRGAVNLSLRLGVPALIVSLTIVAFGTSAPELLIAISAVMDQADGIALGNVVGSNTANILLVLGVPAILSRLHTSDCDTRKNYIYMLVASVLFIALAFFGVFTIWSGLILLGALAFVLGGAFREARAHRRNGAEADEEELEEIEEADPDMPFWRIAIYLILGLVGLPLGADLLVDNSTIIARTYGISETVIGLTLVAIGTSLPELATTVMAALRRQADVALGNVIGSNMFNLLAIIGIATFVGPISVDPEFLRFDLWVMLAASLIIVPFVFLKMDITRRWGALLAGLYVVYLWVLL, translated from the coding sequence ATGATGCCGTGGCTTCTGTGTGCGTTGGGGCTGGTAATCCTTTTGCTTGCCGGGGACGCGTTGGTGCGCGGCGCTGTAAACCTGTCGCTTAGGTTGGGCGTGCCAGCGCTGATCGTGAGTCTGACCATCGTCGCCTTTGGCACCTCTGCGCCTGAACTGCTAATTGCAATCAGTGCGGTCATGGATCAAGCCGACGGGATCGCTCTTGGCAATGTCGTAGGCTCCAACACGGCCAATATCTTGCTTGTTCTGGGGGTGCCTGCGATCCTGTCGCGGCTTCACACAAGCGACTGTGATACGCGCAAGAACTACATATACATGCTGGTTGCTTCAGTGCTGTTCATCGCCTTGGCCTTCTTCGGTGTATTCACCATCTGGTCCGGTCTGATCCTGCTTGGTGCGCTTGCATTTGTGCTCGGCGGAGCCTTCCGCGAAGCGCGGGCTCATCGCAGGAATGGTGCCGAAGCAGATGAAGAAGAACTGGAGGAGATCGAAGAGGCAGACCCTGATATGCCCTTCTGGCGCATCGCGATCTACCTGATCCTAGGTTTGGTTGGTCTGCCGCTGGGAGCGGATCTTCTGGTGGATAATTCCACAATTATTGCAAGAACCTACGGGATCAGTGAAACGGTGATTGGCCTAACTCTGGTCGCGATAGGAACTTCGCTGCCTGAGCTTGCAACAACCGTGATGGCTGCCCTGCGGCGGCAGGCTGATGTTGCGCTGGGCAATGTGATCGGCTCGAACATGTTCAACCTGTTGGCCATCATTGGGATCGCGACCTTTGTGGGGCCAATCTCAGTTGATCCGGAATTCCTGCGCTTTGATCTTTGGGTAATGCTGGCGGCGTCGCTCATCATTGTGCCGTTTGTTTTCCTAAAGATGGACATCACCCGCCGCTGGGGTGCGCTTTTGGCTGGGCTATATGTGGTCTACCTGTGGGTCCTGCTCTAG
- a CDS encoding sulfatase-like hydrolase/transferase yields the protein MTDRPNVLWIMADQLRFDYLSCYGHPHLHTTHIDALAARGVRFTNAYVQSPVCGPSRMSAYTGRYVRSHGSTWNGMPLRVGEPTLGDHLREVDARAVLVGKTHMTADAEGMAWLGIDPSSEIGVRVSECGFEPFERDDGLHPDSPRQNWSAYDDYLEAHGFSSDNPWEDFANSGLDDDGELLSAWLLKNSRLAANVPEEHSETAYMTDRAMAFMEDAMEDGRPWVCHLSYIKPHWPYIVPAPYHDMYDERHIVDPVRSEAERQTDHPLMQAYLDARVCRSFARDHVREHVIPAYMGLIKQLDDNLGRLFAWMDEKGLSENTIIAFTSDHGDYMGDHWMGDKDFYHEMAVKVPLIIADPRKDADGTRGLVTDALVEMIDLAPTFMNAVGCPAKPHVIEGRDLTPILHGKDGFSRRYAISEHDYHWSDMARTLEQPQEDAHTTMIFDGRWKYIRCEGFRPVLFDLQSDPQEVKDIGGSDLPEHLEVRARMEAALLDWATRHHTRITATQTVLARQKLAAETGILIGFWDEAEYKEVTGKAFEDLTPQGRP from the coding sequence ATGACAGACCGCCCCAACGTTCTTTGGATCATGGCCGACCAACTGCGGTTCGACTATCTGAGCTGCTATGGCCACCCACATCTGCACACTACCCATATCGATGCGCTGGCAGCACGGGGTGTGCGCTTCACCAATGCCTATGTGCAATCCCCGGTCTGTGGGCCCTCGCGGATGTCGGCCTATACCGGGCGCTATGTACGCAGCCATGGCTCCACCTGGAACGGCATGCCGCTGCGCGTGGGCGAGCCGACCCTTGGCGATCACCTGCGCGAGGTGGACGCCCGCGCGGTGCTGGTGGGAAAGACCCACATGACCGCCGATGCCGAAGGCATGGCCTGGCTGGGCATCGATCCCAGCAGCGAAATCGGTGTGCGAGTTTCCGAATGCGGGTTCGAACCGTTCGAGCGCGACGATGGCCTGCACCCCGATAGTCCTCGCCAGAACTGGTCGGCCTATGATGATTATCTGGAGGCGCATGGGTTCTCATCCGACAACCCTTGGGAAGATTTTGCCAACTCGGGCCTGGATGACGATGGCGAGCTGCTCTCGGCCTGGCTGCTGAAAAATTCTCGTCTGGCGGCCAACGTGCCCGAGGAGCATTCAGAGACCGCCTATATGACCGACCGCGCCATGGCCTTTATGGAAGATGCGATGGAAGACGGGCGCCCCTGGGTCTGTCACCTGTCCTATATCAAGCCGCACTGGCCTTATATCGTCCCCGCGCCCTATCACGACATGTATGATGAGCGGCACATCGTCGATCCGGTCCGATCCGAAGCCGAACGGCAGACGGATCATCCCCTGATGCAAGCCTATCTTGATGCGCGGGTCTGCCGCAGCTTTGCCCGTGATCATGTGCGCGAACATGTGATCCCCGCCTATATGGGGCTGATCAAGCAGCTGGATGACAACCTTGGCCGCCTGTTCGCATGGATGGATGAAAAGGGCCTCAGTGAAAATACCATCATCGCCTTCACATCGGACCACGGCGACTACATGGGTGATCACTGGATGGGCGACAAGGATTTCTACCACGAGATGGCCGTGAAAGTGCCGCTGATCATTGCCGACCCCCGCAAGGATGCCGATGGCACGCGTGGTCTGGTGACCGATGCTTTGGTCGAGATGATCGACCTTGCGCCCACCTTCATGAATGCCGTGGGCTGCCCCGCGAAACCCCATGTGATCGAAGGGCGGGATCTCACGCCGATCCTGCATGGCAAGGACGGGTTTTCGCGCCGCTATGCGATCAGCGAACACGATTACCACTGGTCCGACATGGCGCGCACGCTGGAGCAGCCGCAGGAAGACGCCCATACCACGATGATCTTTGACGGGCGCTGGAAGTACATCCGCTGCGAAGGCTTCCGCCCGGTCTTGTTTGACCTGCAAAGTGACCCGCAGGAGGTCAAGGATATCGGCGGATCGGACCTGCCCGAGCATTTGGAGGTGCGCGCCCGGATGGAGGCAGCCCTTTTGGACTGGGCAACCCGCCATCACACCCGGATCACCGCGACACAAACAGTACTGGCACGGCAGAAGCTGGCCGCAGAAACCGGCATCTTGATAGGCTTCTGGGATGAGGCGGAATACAAGGAGGTAACCGGCAAGGCCTTCGAGGATCTTACGCCGCAGGGCCGCCCCTGA
- the pgsA gene encoding CDP-diacylglycerol--glycerol-3-phosphate 3-phosphatidyltransferase produces MIWTLPNILTVVRLLAAPGLAIMFLYFHRPLADWFALLLFVGAAVTDWFDGYLARAWKQETKIGAMLDPIADKAMVVIALMILVGYAAEHWAPWLVLPATVILFREVFVSGLREYLGDTAGTLKVTQLAKWKTTAQMTAIAALFCQGVFEHYLVMSSFGMDDALIEGVLSGTVEDTVGLRWKYEGMVWTGRVGLWLLWIAAALTLITGIDYLKKALPHLKETR; encoded by the coding sequence ATGATATGGACCTTGCCGAATATCCTGACTGTTGTGCGGCTGCTTGCTGCACCCGGTCTTGCCATCATGTTCCTCTACTTCCACCGCCCGCTCGCGGATTGGTTTGCGCTCTTGCTGTTCGTGGGGGCGGCTGTGACCGACTGGTTTGACGGCTATCTGGCCCGGGCCTGGAAGCAGGAAACCAAGATCGGTGCCATGCTGGATCCCATCGCAGACAAGGCCATGGTGGTGATCGCGCTGATGATCCTGGTCGGCTATGCGGCAGAACACTGGGCCCCCTGGCTGGTGCTGCCTGCGACGGTAATCCTGTTTCGCGAGGTCTTTGTGTCCGGCCTGCGGGAATACCTTGGCGACACGGCAGGCACGCTCAAGGTCACTCAACTGGCCAAGTGGAAGACCACAGCGCAGATGACGGCCATTGCCGCGCTGTTCTGTCAGGGTGTTTTTGAACACTATCTGGTGATGTCTTCTTTCGGGATGGATGATGCCCTGATTGAAGGCGTGTTATCCGGTACTGTTGAGGATACTGTCGGCCTGCGCTGGAAGTACGAGGGTATGGTCTGGACCGGTCGGGTTGGCCTGTGGCTCTTGTGGATTGCTGCGGCGTTGACGCTGATCACTGGCATTGACTATCTGAAAAAGGCCCTGCCTCATCTGAAGGAGACCCGCTGA
- a CDS encoding S49 family peptidase, which produces MKLRIPFTKRPPLVSVVRLSGAIGMPGRGSLSDTALAPVFERAFSKGKPAAVALEINSPGGSPVQSSLIGARIRRLAEDKEIPVIAFVEDVAASGGYWLAASADEIWADASSVLGSIGVISAGFGAHVLLARQGVERRVYTAGQSKSMLDPFRPENPEDVERLKGLLNDIHSNFIDHVSQRRGDALSKDEDLFTGEVWLARRAQELGLIDGIGHLMPKLKERYGDKVRIRRYGIKRPLLSRFGARLAQDALGGIEERAEFARFGL; this is translated from the coding sequence ATGAAGTTGCGCATACCTTTCACCAAAAGACCGCCTCTTGTTTCTGTTGTGCGCCTATCCGGCGCGATCGGCATGCCTGGCCGCGGCAGCCTGAGCGATACGGCCCTTGCACCAGTTTTTGAGCGCGCTTTCAGCAAGGGAAAACCCGCTGCTGTCGCTCTCGAGATCAATTCTCCGGGTGGCTCGCCAGTGCAGAGTTCCTTGATCGGAGCGCGTATTCGGCGTCTCGCAGAAGACAAAGAGATCCCCGTCATCGCGTTCGTTGAGGATGTGGCGGCCTCGGGGGGCTATTGGCTAGCTGCCTCAGCGGATGAGATCTGGGCCGATGCAAGTTCTGTGTTAGGGTCCATAGGTGTGATTTCGGCTGGTTTTGGCGCCCATGTTCTTTTGGCTCGTCAAGGGGTTGAACGCCGCGTCTACACTGCAGGGCAGAGTAAATCCATGCTGGACCCGTTTCGCCCTGAAAACCCTGAGGATGTAGAACGCCTGAAGGGGCTTTTGAACGATATTCATAGCAATTTCATCGACCACGTGAGCCAGCGTCGAGGGGATGCGCTGAGTAAAGATGAGGATCTGTTCACCGGAGAGGTTTGGCTTGCACGGCGCGCGCAGGAGTTGGGACTGATCGACGGGATTGGGCACTTGATGCCAAAGCTGAAGGAACGCTACGGAGACAAGGTTCGGATCCGTCGTTATGGGATTAAACGCCCCCTCCTGAGCCGGTTCGGCGCAAGGCTTGCACAGGATGCATTGGGGGGAATTGAGGAACGCGCGGAATTTGCGCGGTTTGGCCTCTGA
- a CDS encoding molybdenum cofactor biosynthesis protein MoaE, which translates to MRIKVQEAPFDLGAETEAFADAVDGAGAVVTFTGVVREADTGAMAAMEIEHYPGMTQKALEKIASEAMTRWDLADALVIHRHGRLVPGDRIMMVATAARHRKDAFEAAEFLMDYLKSRAPFWKKEILKGGEAEWVAAKDADEDALKRW; encoded by the coding sequence ATGCGGATCAAGGTTCAGGAGGCTCCATTCGATCTGGGAGCAGAGACCGAAGCCTTTGCCGATGCGGTCGATGGCGCAGGCGCGGTTGTCACCTTCACGGGTGTGGTCCGCGAGGCCGACACTGGCGCGATGGCCGCGATGGAGATTGAGCACTACCCCGGGATGACTCAAAAGGCGCTGGAGAAGATTGCCTCCGAGGCGATGACCCGCTGGGATCTGGCCGATGCGCTGGTGATCCATCGCCATGGACGGCTGGTTCCGGGTGATCGGATCATGATGGTCGCGACCGCTGCGCGCCACCGCAAGGACGCCTTTGAGGCGGCTGAATTCCTGATGGATTACCTCAAGTCCCGCGCCCCCTTTTGGAAGAAGGAAATCCTGAAAGGGGGAGAGGCGGAGTGGGTTGCCGCAAAGGACGCAGATGAGGATGCGCTCAAGCGGTGGTAA
- the uvrC gene encoding excinuclease ABC subunit UvrC: MSDQTAGTPRSGYAVIQDYVKTLDASPGVYRMLDAESRVLYVGKARNLKARVSNYTRPGNSPRIERMIALTTSMMFLTTRTETEALLLEQNLIKQLKPKYNVLLRDDKSFPNILVSKDHAFPQIKKHRGARKEKGSYFGPFASAGAVNRTLNQLQKAFLLRNCSDAMFESRTRPCLQFQIKRCSAPCTGEISAEDYAASVRDAERFLSGRSTKIQEELAEQMMEASEAMEFERAAALRDRIKALTQVQSAQGINPRGVTEADIIGLHMEGGQACVQVFFIRANQNWGNQDFYPRVDADNSPAEVMEAFLGQFYSNKEPPRQLILSDDIENADLMQEALSDKADHKVEILVPQRGEKTELVAGAVRNARESLARRMAESATQAKLLKGLADAFGLDGPPQRIEVYDNSHIQGTDAVGGMIVAGPEGLMKNAYRKFNIKGDDLTPGDDFGMMKEVLNRRFSRLLKEDPDREKGMWPDLLLIDGGAGQVSAVAEIMEEHGVQDIPMVGVAKGVDRDHGKEEFYRPGEAAFALQRNDPVLYFIQRLRDEAHRFAIGTHRAKRAKAMGATPLDEIAGVGASRKRALLAHFGSAKAVSRANLSDLKAVEGISAALAERIYDHFHGQG; this comes from the coding sequence ATGAGTGATCAGACCGCAGGAACACCCCGCAGCGGCTATGCCGTTATCCAGGATTATGTGAAAACGCTGGATGCCTCACCTGGTGTCTACCGAATGCTGGATGCGGAAAGCCGGGTGCTTTACGTGGGGAAGGCGCGTAACCTCAAGGCGCGGGTTTCGAACTACACACGTCCCGGCAACAGTCCCCGGATTGAGCGGATGATCGCGCTCACCACCTCGATGATGTTCCTGACTACCCGCACGGAAACCGAGGCGCTGCTTTTGGAGCAGAACCTGATCAAGCAGCTTAAGCCAAAGTACAACGTGCTGCTGCGTGATGACAAAAGCTTCCCGAATATTCTGGTCTCAAAGGACCACGCCTTTCCGCAGATCAAGAAACACCGCGGTGCGCGCAAGGAGAAAGGCAGCTATTTCGGCCCCTTTGCCAGCGCGGGGGCGGTGAACCGGACGCTCAATCAACTGCAAAAGGCGTTCCTTTTGCGCAATTGTTCGGATGCGATGTTCGAAAGCCGCACGCGCCCTTGTTTGCAATTTCAAATCAAACGCTGCTCGGCGCCTTGCACAGGCGAGATCAGCGCTGAGGACTACGCAGCCTCGGTGCGCGATGCGGAACGGTTCCTGTCCGGGCGTTCCACCAAGATTCAGGAGGAACTGGCCGAGCAGATGATGGAAGCTTCAGAGGCGATGGAGTTTGAACGTGCCGCCGCCCTGCGCGATCGGATCAAGGCGCTGACACAGGTGCAATCGGCGCAAGGGATCAACCCGCGCGGCGTGACCGAAGCCGATATCATAGGTCTCCATATGGAAGGCGGACAGGCCTGCGTTCAGGTCTTTTTTATTCGCGCCAATCAGAACTGGGGCAATCAGGATTTCTACCCGCGCGTGGATGCCGACAACAGTCCAGCCGAAGTGATGGAGGCCTTCCTCGGCCAGTTCTACAGCAATAAGGAGCCGCCGCGTCAATTGATCCTCTCCGATGATATCGAGAATGCGGATCTGATGCAGGAGGCTCTGAGTGACAAGGCAGACCACAAGGTCGAAATCCTGGTGCCCCAGCGCGGCGAAAAGACGGAACTGGTTGCAGGCGCCGTGCGCAACGCCCGGGAAAGCCTGGCCCGGCGCATGGCCGAAAGCGCGACCCAGGCCAAGCTGTTGAAAGGTCTGGCCGATGCCTTTGGTCTAGATGGCCCTCCGCAGCGGATCGAGGTCTACGACAACTCCCACATCCAAGGCACCGATGCTGTTGGCGGAATGATTGTGGCGGGCCCCGAGGGGCTGATGAAAAACGCCTATCGGAAGTTCAACATCAAGGGTGACGATCTGACACCGGGCGATGACTTTGGCATGATGAAGGAGGTGCTGAACCGCCGCTTTTCGCGTCTGCTCAAAGAGGATCCCGACCGTGAAAAGGGCATGTGGCCGGATCTGTTGTTGATCGATGGCGGCGCGGGGCAGGTCTCGGCCGTGGCCGAGATCATGGAAGAGCACGGCGTGCAGGACATTCCCATGGTGGGTGTTGCAAAAGGCGTGGACCGGGATCACGGCAAGGAGGAATTCTACCGCCCAGGAGAGGCCGCCTTTGCCCTGCAGCGCAACGATCCGGTGCTTTATTTCATCCAGCGCCTGCGGGACGAGGCGCATAGGTTTGCCATCGGCACCCATCGGGCCAAACGGGCCAAAGCGATGGGGGCAACTCCGCTCGATGAAATCGCGGGCGTCGGCGCCAGCCGCAAACGCGCGCTTCTGGCGCATTTCGGCAGCGCCAAGGCGGTGAGCCGCGCGAACCTATCGGACCTCAAAGCCGTTGAGGGAATCTCAGCCGCACTGGCCGAGCGGATCTACGATCACTTCCACGGCCAGGGTTGA
- the moaD gene encoding molybdopterin converting factor subunit 1: MMDILYFAWVRERIGLPRETLDTSAATVRELVEELRAREPRYEAAFADVSALRVALDQELSDFDASLKGVREVAFFPPMTGG; this comes from the coding sequence CTGATGGACATTCTGTATTTCGCCTGGGTGCGCGAGCGGATCGGTCTGCCGCGTGAAACCCTTGATACTTCTGCCGCCACGGTGAGGGAACTGGTCGAGGAATTGCGCGCTCGTGAGCCACGCTATGAGGCGGCTTTTGCCGATGTTTCTGCGCTGCGCGTGGCGCTCGATCAGGAGCTTTCCGACTTCGATGCTTCCCTCAAGGGCGTGCGCGAGGTTGCCTTCTTTCCGCCCATGACCGGGGGCTAG